GCTTCTTGTGTCAGGACTGCGCCATCAGCATCAACAGGGACGCGCCCTGCTCGCCGAGGTGGGTCAGCGGGCGCCGACCGGTCATGTGTTGTCCGCCTCGTCCTCCCGGGCGAGCGCGGCGAGGTCCGGAAGCAGCCCGGCCAGTTCTTCCAGCAGCTTGTCCATGTCCACGACCTCGGGCAGCGGGTACACGAAGCACGCCCCGTCCTCCCTGAACGAGACCGCCGGTCCGGCGAACCTCACCAGGCGCTTCGGCAGATCCGAGGCGTAGAACCGCTCGGCCGTCCCCGCGGAGTCGTCGCTCATCGTCAGGTACGGCAGATCCTTGGAGAAGGTGAGATTGAGCTCCGCCGCACTCCAGTGGCGCTCCAGACGTAGGTTCGGTCCGCTGCCCAGAAGGTCGAAGCACACGATCAGCCAGTGCTGGTCGTCCCTGCGCGAAATCTGCTCGTAGCGCCGGGCGACGGTGACCCGGTGGTCGCCGAGTTGGCCGGTAACGGTGATTCCGTGCCACGTTCGCAACAGCCAGGGGAAGTGGCCCGCGTACCCGGCCCACTCCTCACCGTCCTTGCCGCGCTCGATTCGCTGCCAGCCGGGACGGGCGGCCAGGACGCGCATCGCCCGCTCCGCCTTGCCGACCCGGCGAGCGGTACGGACCGCGAAGGTGAGTCCGATCAGGGACGGGGCCAAGATGACGGCGAAACCAATGATCCAGCCCACCACGTACGTCCTTTCGCTCCACCCCGGGAAGTCCGTTCGCCCCCCATGCTCACGCACCGGGTCGCCGCAAGACATCGGTGAAACCACGTAAAGGGCTACGGAGACCGCATGTTCACATCCCCTGCCGCCGAACAGGACCTGCACCTCCTGGATGAGTCCGTCCCGGACGGTGATCGCCTCGACGCTGTGGTGCCGGGCGCCCGTCGTGAGCTTGTACTCACAGTGCACGAAGACGAGTTCGTCGTCGGCCGGGACGACGGGCAGCAGCCGCTGCTCCGTCATCCGGTCGGGAAGCAGCGGTCGAAGAACGCCGCCTTGTCAATGTGGTCGTCCTGCGGGCTGGTGAAGTGAAGTCGTCGGCGTAAAGGGGGACGGCCGCGGCACGGTCCTGCGACCTGTAGCGCCGGAACGCGGCCTCGACGACGTGGCTCGCCAGCGGCGGGTCCATTTGTGGGCCGTGGCGCGGGAGATGCCCATCTCGGCTGCGACATGTGCGATGGGGCGGCCGGCGCAGACACGTCCGACCACCAGCCGCCTGCCGCGAACCGTCAGCCGGGCATTACGGTGGGACACGGAGGGCCAGACCGGAATCTACCTGGTCGAATGACGCCCCCAGGGACTGGGCAGTCGGCTCCCGCCGGGATGATGACGTTTCTATGAAGGTATCGGCTGGTTGTGCAGGCAGGGTTGCGGAGGAGCGACCGCTCGGGAATGAACACGCGGACGTGGTGGGGAATGGAGACGCGGTGGAACCGGCGTGGGACGAGACGGCGACGATGCTGGTCGGCAGAGCTGACGAACTGCAGCGGCTCATCTCGGTGATCGGCAGTCTGGGGCAGGACGGCGTTCCCGCTGTCGTAGACATCGCCGGAGGCGCCGGCATGGGGAAGAGCCGGCTGCTGAGCGAGCTCTGTGCGCGGGCGCGGCAGGATGGGCTGACCGTGCTGCGCGGCAGGGCCACGGAGTACGAGCAGCACACTCCGTTCCAGACGTTCACGGACGCGTTCGCCGACGTCGATCGTGCCTTTCTCGACTCGGATGCCGTGCCCGAGGTGGCGGCAACGGTGCTGCGCGGAGCCGACGCTGTGCAGGGCTCGGATTCGGGTTCGGGCAACCGTGACCGGTTCGGCCTCTATCGCGCCGTCGCGGAAGTGCTGACCAGGCTCGGGGAGCGCAGCGGGTTGGTGATGGCCCTGGACGACCTGCACTGGGCGGATCCCGCGTCTTTGGAGTTGTTGGACCATGTGATCCGGCACCCGGTGGGCGGCCGGGTGCTTCTGGTCGTGGCCCGACGAGAACGGCAGACGCCGCACTCCCTTGCCGCTGCTCTGACACGCGGTGTCGACAGTGGGGCCGTACTGCGCATGGCGCTGCGACCGCTGCCCGAGCAGGCGTCGATCGAGGCGCTCGCCTCCGACCTGCCACCGGGCGACGCGAAGCAGATCTATGAATCCAGCGAGGGCAACCCGCTCTACCTCCACTGCCTTCTGCACGCCTACCGGCATGGCGCGTCGTCGTGCGGCACGACCGTCCGGGCCCACGACGACACCGCGTCCGCAGTGCCGAGCGGACTGGGATCCCTGCTCCTGGACGAACTGACTGCGCTGACCGCGACGCAGCGCCGTACCGCCGAAGCAGTGGCGGTCCTCGGCGACCATGCCACGCCCACAATGCTGAGCCTGACGACCGGACACACCACGCCGGAGGTACTCGACGACTGCATCGGTGCACTGGCGCGGCGCGATCTGCTGCGCATGGGGTCCGACGGCCGCTGGACGCTGCGCCACCCGCTGCTGCGGGCACTGGTCTACGAGAACACCGCCGCACCACGCCGTGCCGAGATCCACCGCGGCGCGGCGGACGAACTGGCCCGGGCAGGTGCCTCCGCCGCCGAGCGTGCTCATCACGTCGAGCGGTCGCTGGTCGGCTGGGATCCCGCGTCGGCGGCCGTGTTGACTGAGGCGGCCGCCCAGTGCGCCCACACGGCGCCCGCGACGGCCGCTCATCTGCTGGACGTCGTCCTCCGGCTCATGCCGGACACGCCCGCCTGCGCACAGCAGCGTGGAGAGTTGACGCTGGCGCGCGCCAGAGCACTCGGTGTGAGCGGCAGCCTGCGCGAAAGCCGTGACCTGCTCCACACGCTGATCAGTAGGTCCGGCCAGGACGACGCATCACTGCGCAGGGATGCGATAGCGCTGTGCGCCATGATGGAACGGCATCTCGGACACTCCCCGGAAGCGGCAGCCCTGCTGCAGCGGGAACTGGCCCGCAGCCCCGGCCCCGAGCCCCGCCAGGCGGTCTCCATGGGACTCGCGCTGGGCATGGCCGCCCTGAACACCGTTTCCTACCCCGACGTACGTGACGAGATCGAGCGGACGCTCGCGGTGGCCCGCTCCCACGGCGACCTCATGGGAGAGCTGGGGGCCTTGGCGCTGGGGGCGTTGGGAGAGGCATACGAAGGGGAGACGGCGGCCGCCCGCCGGTTCGCCGATGTCGCCGCCGCGCTCGCAGACGGTCTCACCGACCCCAACCTCACGGAACTGTGCGAGTCGCTGGTGTGGCTGGCCTGGGCGGAAGCCCTGCTCGAGCGCTACGCCGACGCGGAACGCCACGCCGACCGGGGTCTGGACATCGCCCGCCGCAGCGGTCAGGTCCACGTCCTGCCACACCTGCTGAGCAGCAAGGCCTTCGTGCACCTCAACACCTGTCGGCTGCCGTCCGCCCTGGAGTCGGCCGAGGAGGCGGAAGCCGTCGCACGAGCCATTGGCAGCAGTGATCTCCTGGCCTTCACCCTGTGCTTCAAGGCGCTGATCCTTCTCGTGCGGTGCCCCCTGGGTGACACCAGGGCCTTGACGACCGCCGAGGAGGCCGTGGCCGCGGCCGGTGGCAGCAGACACTGGTGGGCGTCGTTGGCCAAGTGCATGCTCGGTCACACGGCGCTCGTGAGCGGCGACCCGCACCGTGCGCAGGACGCCATCCTGAACGCCGGCGGTCCCGAACTGCTGGGGCTGCAGCCCTCCATACGCCCCGGCCAACTGGACACCCTCGTCAGCACCGCCATCGCCATCGGCGACGCCGAGCAGGCCGCGCGCTGGGCCGCACGAGCCGTCGAGGAAGCGGACCGGATGGGTCTTCACGGTCAGCGCGGGGCGGCACTGCGCGCCGAGGCGGCACTCGCCCAGCACCACGGAGACAGCCGCGCGGCCGCACAGCTCTTCGAGCGCGCCGCGCAGGCGTACGCGCCGTCCGGTGCGACGCTCTGGGAGGCGTACTCCCTGCTGCTGGCGACCGTCCAGGCGCAGGCCGTCGGCGACGGTTCGCGCGCCGTGGCGATGTGGGAGCGGGCCCGCCGTCTCGCCGACGACGGCGGCGCGCGCCTGCTGTCCGACCTGGCCTCGATGGTGCGCCCCCAGGCCGAGGAATCCTTGCGCGCACCCACGGAGCTCGACCAACTGACCACACGTGAACGGGAGATCGCCGAACTCGTTGCCGAAGGGCTGAGCAACCAAGCCATCGCGACGAAGCTGTACCTCAGCCGCCGCACGGTCGAGACGCACCTGTCGGCCATCTACCGGAAGACCTCCGTGCCGTCCCGCTCGGCACTGGCAGGCCTCGTGACGCGTGCGGCCCTCGACCGTCGCGCGTGAACAACGCACGACAGTTGAGGAACGACGCATGGCTCAGGCCGTGGCGTCCCGGTAGTCGCCGAGGCAGCGGAAGGCGCCCCCGGACGCCCGGAACAGGTACATCGCGTCCGTGAAGCGGTAGGTGGACGAGTCGTAGCGCAGACGTTTGGTGTTCCCCCGGTAGTCGGTCTCGCGCAACCGGCCCACGATCGCGCCCCGCTCCGCGCGCGACGCGCCCAGCGCCGTCATGGCGCCGGCCAAGAAGAGCGTCGCGTCGTAGGCCTCGGCGGAGTACCAGGGCGGGGCGGTGCCGAAGCGTGCGCGGTAGGCGGTGACGAACGACTTCGCGGCCGTCACCGTGGTCGGATCGAGGAAGGCGGTGGCGAACACCCAGCCCTCGGCGGCGTCGCCCGCCGAGGCGAGGAAGCGGGAGTCGAGGGCGCGCTGGGTGGCCAGCCGCGCACCGGAGTAGCCGGCGGAGCGCAGCGCGCGGGCCAGCCGCGCGGCCCGCGCGTACCCGCCGGCGAACACCACCGCGTCCGCTCCGGCAACCGTCACCGACTCCGCGAGGATACGGAAGCGTTCGGCCGAGTCGTCCTCGGCGGCGAGGGTGCGCCGAACCGTGGAGCGGTGCCCGGATCGCACGGCCTCGTCGACGCCCGCGCACAGACGCCAGCTGAAGTCGCCCTCAGCGGCGTCGTCGATCAGCACCGTGTTGTGGGCCCCGGCGGTGCGGACGAGGTACGCGACGACCGGCGCCGCCAGGGTCGCGTCGTTGGGGCGGGTGGCCGTGTACACCCGGTAGGTGGTGGGGGACACATCGTCGAGTCCGACCGACACGGAGACCATCGGGAGCAGTGCCTGCTGGTAGAGGCCGAGAGTGGCCTTCGCACAGGCATCGGTGGTCGGCCCGAGCACCGCGCGGACCCGCTCGTCGGCCGCCAGTCGCCGGGCGACCTGCCGTGCCCGGGCCGTGCTGCCTTCGTCGTCGTGCACCTGGAGCGCCAGGTCGAAGCCGCGGCCGGCGCGGGAGTTGAGGCGGTCGACGGCGAGCCGGACGCCGTTCTCCTGGGCGCGGCCCGTCGTACGGCCGCTGCCGCTCAGGTCGGCGTGCAGGGCAACCACCAGACGCGGCAGCCGCGCCTCGGCGCCGCCCGTTGCCGAGGTGCGGTCGGGGCGGTTCGCCGTCCACCAGGCCACCGTTCCGCCGGCCGCCAGGACCCCGGCGGCCGAGCCCAGTACCAGGAAGCGGCGGCGCGTGGCGCCTCCCGGGCCGACGGCGGTCTCGTCGCCGGGCGGTGCGTCGGCCGCCGTCGCCCCTGACACCTCGGTCGCCTCGACGGCGGGCAGGGTGAGCACGGCGGTCGAACGGCGCGCGATCAGCTGGATCAGGGACTCCGGCAACCAGCCCCCGCCCTCGCCCGCACCGTCCAGTGCCCGCCGTACCTCGGCCACGGCCGGCCGGGAGCCGGGCTCCTTCAGCAGGCACGCCCGCAGCAGCGGCAGTAACGGCTCCGGTACGCCGTCCAGGTCCGGCTCGTCGTGGACCGTGCGCACCAACATCTCGGCCGCGGAGCTCCGCCCGAAGGGGCGCTCGCCCGTCACGACGTACGCCAGCAGACAGCCGAGTGAGAAGACGTCACTGGCCGGCCCGATCTCCCGGCCCCTGCCCTGGGCCTGTTCGGGGGAGAGGAATCCGGGGGAGCCGACCACCATCCCGCTGGCGGTGAGCGCGGTGTCCTCCGGCATCCGGGCGATACCGAAGTCGATCAGCCGTGGTCCGTCGACCGCGAGCAGCACATTGCCGGGCTTGACGTCCCGGTGCACAAGACCCGCCCCGTGCACCGCGTCCAGCGCCTCGGCCAGCCGCGCCCCCAGGACGCGGACGGTCCCGCACGGCAACGGGCCGTACTCCTCCACCGCCTCCGCCAGTGAGGGCCCTGGCACGAACGCCGTGGCGAGCCACGGAGACTCGGCGTCCGGGTCCGCGTCGAGCAGCGGCACCACCCAGGGGTTGATGACCCTGCCCGCCGTCTCCACCTCCCGGCGGAAACGCGCCCGGAATCCCGCGTCGTCCGCGTGCGCCGCGCGGATCACCTTCACCGCGGCGAGCGCACCTCCGGGGGAGCGGGCCAGGTACACCACGCCCATGCCGCCCGCGCCCAGCCGACGCAGCAACCGGTATCCCGCGATCCTGGCCGGGTCGGCGCCGCGCAACGACTCCATCAGCGTCCCATCAGCTGGACACCTGGAAGGACGCCGCGCCCTGGTAGGCGAACCGGCCGCCGTCGACCTTCCACAGGTAGACCCCGCTGCCGTCGACGACCAGGGCCCCGGTCGCCTTGTTGAACGCGAGGTTCCTGGAGATCCCCTTGTACGTGGCGGAGCGCAGGGCGGTCGTCAGGTTCTGCCGGGTGCGGCGCCCGGCGGTCAGTGAGCCCAGACTCTTCACGGCGAGCTGCGCCACGTCGTACGTCTCGACGGCGTACCGCTCCGGCTCCGCGTCGAAACGCTTGCGGTAAGCGGCCGTGAACGCCTTCGCCCCGGGCGCCACGGTGGCGTCCATGACCGGGGCGACGATCACCCAGCCGTCGGCCGCGTCCCCCGCGGCGGACAGGAACCGGGTGTCAAGCACCTCCTGCGCGGCGGCCCTGGCCCCCGGAAAGTCACGGCTGCTCAGTTCCCGGGCCAGCAGCGCGGCGCGGTCGTGATGGCCGGCGAAGACCACCGAGTCGGCGCCCCCGTCCAGCAGGGCGTCCAGGGTCGGCCCGAAATCGGTGCGCAACGCGCTGACCACCTTCGGCACGGCCGGCTGCCGTTCGTCCCGACGGATCTTGGCGAGGGTGCTGCTGATCTCCCAGGCGTAGGCGTCCGCCGCCCGGTCGTCGACGATCCCGACCGTGCGCGACTTCGCGGTGCCGCGCAGATACGCGTTGAGGTAGAACGGCAGGATCGTGTCCGTCACCCGGGCGTGCAGGAAGGACCGGCTGCCCATCGCCCCCAGCACGGTGGCGCCGGGCGACACCGCGATCAGGGGCAGCGAGGCGGCGTCGTACGTCGCCAGCGAGGTCAGGGCGGTGGCGTCCGTTGT
This portion of the Streptomyces sp. NBC_01750 genome encodes:
- a CDS encoding bifunctional serine/threonine-protein kinase/ABC transporter substrate-binding protein produces the protein MESLRGADPARIAGYRLLRRLGAGGMGVVYLARSPGGALAAVKVIRAAHADDAGFRARFRREVETAGRVINPWVVPLLDADPDAESPWLATAFVPGPSLAEAVEEYGPLPCGTVRVLGARLAEALDAVHGAGLVHRDVKPGNVLLAVDGPRLIDFGIARMPEDTALTASGMVVGSPGFLSPEQAQGRGREIGPASDVFSLGCLLAYVVTGERPFGRSSAAEMLVRTVHDEPDLDGVPEPLLPLLRACLLKEPGSRPAVAEVRRALDGAGEGGGWLPESLIQLIARRSTAVLTLPAVEATEVSGATAADAPPGDETAVGPGGATRRRFLVLGSAAGVLAAGGTVAWWTANRPDRTSATGGAEARLPRLVVALHADLSGSGRTTGRAQENGVRLAVDRLNSRAGRGFDLALQVHDDEGSTARARQVARRLAADERVRAVLGPTTDACAKATLGLYQQALLPMVSVSVGLDDVSPTTYRVYTATRPNDATLAAPVVAYLVRTAGAHNTVLIDDAAEGDFSWRLCAGVDEAVRSGHRSTVRRTLAAEDDSAERFRILAESVTVAGADAVVFAGGYARAARLARALRSAGYSGARLATQRALDSRFLASAGDAAEGWVFATAFLDPTTVTAAKSFVTAYRARFGTAPPWYSAEAYDATLFLAGAMTALGASRAERGAIVGRLRETDYRGNTKRLRYDSSTYRFTDAMYLFRASGGAFRCLGDYRDATA
- a CDS encoding ATP-binding protein, whose product is MEPAWDETATMLVGRADELQRLISVIGSLGQDGVPAVVDIAGGAGMGKSRLLSELCARARQDGLTVLRGRATEYEQHTPFQTFTDAFADVDRAFLDSDAVPEVAATVLRGADAVQGSDSGSGNRDRFGLYRAVAEVLTRLGERSGLVMALDDLHWADPASLELLDHVIRHPVGGRVLLVVARRERQTPHSLAAALTRGVDSGAVLRMALRPLPEQASIEALASDLPPGDAKQIYESSEGNPLYLHCLLHAYRHGASSCGTTVRAHDDTASAVPSGLGSLLLDELTALTATQRRTAEAVAVLGDHATPTMLSLTTGHTTPEVLDDCIGALARRDLLRMGSDGRWTLRHPLLRALVYENTAAPRRAEIHRGAADELARAGASAAERAHHVERSLVGWDPASAAVLTEAAAQCAHTAPATAAHLLDVVLRLMPDTPACAQQRGELTLARARALGVSGSLRESRDLLHTLISRSGQDDASLRRDAIALCAMMERHLGHSPEAAALLQRELARSPGPEPRQAVSMGLALGMAALNTVSYPDVRDEIERTLAVARSHGDLMGELGALALGALGEAYEGETAAARRFADVAAALADGLTDPNLTELCESLVWLAWAEALLERYADAERHADRGLDIARRSGQVHVLPHLLSSKAFVHLNTCRLPSALESAEEAEAVARAIGSSDLLAFTLCFKALILLVRCPLGDTRALTTAEEAVAAAGGSRHWWASLAKCMLGHTALVSGDPHRAQDAILNAGGPELLGLQPSIRPGQLDTLVSTAIAIGDAEQAARWAARAVEEADRMGLHGQRGAALRAEAALAQHHGDSRAAAQLFERAAQAYAPSGATLWEAYSLLLATVQAQAVGDGSRAVAMWERARRLADDGGARLLSDLASMVRPQAEESLRAPTELDQLTTREREIAELVAEGLSNQAIATKLYLSRRTVETHLSAIYRKTSVPSRSALAGLVTRAALDRRA